A genomic region of Bosea sp. 124 contains the following coding sequences:
- a CDS encoding MFS transporter, which produces MTREEKRVILASSLGTVFEWYDFYLYGSLAVMIGAHFFSAFDANTRAIFALLAFAAGFLVRPFGALFFGRLGDLIGRKYTFLVTIVIMGASTFLVGLLPGYNSIGWAAPVILIALRMLQGLALGGEYGGAAVYVAEHAPPGRRGFYTSWIQTTATLGLLLSLIVILVIRVNMGEADFAAWGWRIPFLLSIFLLGVSVWIRLQMQESPAFQKMKEEGTGSKAPLTEAFGQWKNARIALIALFGLTMGQAVVWYTGQFYALFFIQSILKVDLYSANVLIAWALIIGTGGFIFFGSLSDKIGRKPVILAGCLIAALTYFPLFGALTRAANPGLAAAHENVKVQVVADPATCGSVFDPVGIRTFTAPCDIARRTLATQAIVYTQAPAPAATPAKVTVNGKELAIDATFAATVAREAVAAGYPAPGDARIVKTGFFGALFGGQSLTVIAILTVLIIYVTMVYGPVAAALVELFPTRIRYTGMSLPYHIGNGWFGGLLPATAFAMVAGTGDIFYGLWYPIIFALATFVIGLLFVPETKDRDIMTHEN; this is translated from the coding sequence ATGACCAGAGAAGAAAAGCGCGTCATTCTCGCATCCTCGCTCGGCACTGTGTTCGAGTGGTACGATTTCTATCTTTACGGCTCGCTGGCCGTGATGATCGGCGCCCACTTCTTCTCGGCCTTCGACGCCAACACCCGCGCCATCTTCGCACTGCTCGCCTTCGCCGCCGGCTTCCTGGTCCGTCCCTTCGGCGCGCTGTTCTTCGGTCGCCTGGGTGACCTGATCGGCCGCAAATACACCTTCCTGGTCACGATCGTGATCATGGGCGCCTCGACCTTCCTGGTCGGCCTGCTGCCCGGTTACAACTCGATCGGCTGGGCCGCCCCGGTCATCCTGATCGCGTTGCGCATGCTTCAGGGCCTCGCGCTCGGCGGCGAATATGGCGGCGCGGCGGTCTATGTGGCCGAGCACGCGCCTCCCGGCCGTCGCGGCTTCTACACCTCCTGGATCCAGACCACGGCGACGCTTGGCCTGCTGCTTTCGCTGATCGTCATCCTGGTCATCCGCGTCAACATGGGCGAGGCAGACTTCGCCGCCTGGGGCTGGCGCATCCCGTTCCTGCTCTCGATCTTCCTGCTCGGCGTCTCGGTCTGGATTCGTCTCCAGATGCAGGAATCCCCCGCCTTCCAGAAGATGAAGGAAGAGGGCACCGGCTCCAAGGCGCCGCTGACCGAGGCTTTCGGCCAGTGGAAGAACGCCAGGATCGCGCTGATCGCGCTGTTCGGCCTCACCATGGGCCAGGCCGTCGTCTGGTACACTGGCCAGTTCTACGCGCTGTTCTTCATCCAGAGCATCCTAAAGGTCGATCTCTACTCGGCCAACGTGCTGATCGCCTGGGCGCTGATCATCGGAACGGGTGGCTTCATCTTCTTCGGCTCGCTCTCGGACAAGATCGGCCGCAAGCCCGTCATCCTGGCCGGCTGCCTGATCGCGGCGCTGACCTATTTCCCGCTCTTCGGAGCCCTCACCCGCGCCGCCAATCCCGGCCTCGCGGCCGCGCATGAGAACGTCAAGGTCCAGGTCGTCGCCGATCCCGCCACCTGCGGCTCGGTCTTCGATCCGGTCGGCATCCGCACCTTCACCGCCCCGTGCGACATCGCCCGCCGCACGCTGGCGACGCAGGCCATCGTCTACACCCAGGCGCCGGCCCCCGCCGCGACCCCCGCCAAGGTGACGGTCAACGGCAAGGAACTCGCCATCGACGCGACCTTCGCCGCGACGGTCGCCAGGGAAGCGGTCGCGGCCGGATACCCGGCTCCCGGCGATGCCCGCATCGTCAAGACCGGCTTCTTCGGTGCGCTCTTCGGCGGACAGTCGCTGACGGTCATCGCGATCCTGACCGTGCTGATCATCTACGTCACAATGGTCTACGGGCCGGTCGCTGCGGCGCTCGTCGAACTGTTCCCGACGCGGATTCGCTACACCGGCATGTCGCTGCCCTACCATATCGGCAACGGCTGGTTCGGCGGCCTCCTCCCGGCGACCGCGTTCGCGATGGTCGCTGGCACCGGCGACATTTTCTACGGTCTCTGGTACCCGATCATCTTCGCCCTCGCGACATTCGTCATCGGCCTGCTGTTCGTGCCCGAGACCAAGGATCGCGACATCATGACCCATGAGAACTGA
- a CDS encoding NAD kinase, producing the protein MTERFQAISFVASETPEAQAALARLTERYGNADTGVADVIVALGGDGLMLQTLHRFIGTGTPIYGMNRGSVGFLMNEFRERGLRKRLTEAQRSVVHPLSMLALDQDGTEVHAEAINEVSLLRRSYQAAKLRISIDGQVRLGELVADGVLLATPAGSTAYNLSANGPILPLDAPLLALTPISAFRPRRWRGALLPDHAKVTIEVLEADKRPVSAVADHIQIDNVVRVEIEIDRNVDLVMLHDPGHSLDERILREQFGY; encoded by the coding sequence ATGACCGAGCGCTTCCAGGCCATCTCCTTCGTCGCCAGCGAGACCCCGGAGGCGCAGGCCGCGCTGGCCAGGCTGACCGAGCGCTATGGCAATGCCGACACCGGGGTGGCCGACGTCATCGTGGCGCTGGGCGGCGACGGGCTGATGCTGCAGACGCTGCACCGCTTCATCGGCACGGGCACGCCGATCTACGGGATGAATCGCGGCTCGGTCGGCTTCCTGATGAACGAGTTCCGCGAGCGCGGCCTGCGCAAGCGGCTGACCGAAGCGCAACGCAGCGTCGTCCACCCGCTGTCGATGCTCGCACTCGACCAGGACGGCACGGAGGTCCACGCCGAGGCGATCAATGAGGTCTCGCTGCTGCGCCGCTCCTACCAGGCCGCCAAGCTCAGGATCTCGATCGACGGTCAGGTCCGTCTCGGCGAACTCGTCGCCGATGGCGTGCTGCTGGCGACACCAGCCGGCTCGACCGCCTATAATCTCTCCGCCAACGGCCCGATCCTGCCGCTCGACGCTCCCTTGCTGGCCCTGACGCCGATCTCCGCCTTCCGGCCGCGGCGCTGGCGCGGCGCGCTGCTGCCCGACCATGCCAAGGTAACGATCGAGGTGCTGGAGGCCGATAAGCGCCCCGTCAGCGCCGTGGCCGACCATATCCAGATCGACAATGTCGTCCGCGTCGAGATCGAGATCGACCGCAATGTCGATCTCGTCATGCTCCATGATCCCGGGCACAGCCTGGATGAGCGGATCCTGCGGGAGCAGTTCGGGTACTGA
- a CDS encoding MBL fold metallo-hydrolase, translating to MTQVDLSRRGMIAGAGALAAAATLDLPGLSPAHAQGTPVNQAPGFYRYKIGDITITAINDGFARRPLEGFVRNAELGDVKKAMEQAFLPADALNISFTTLAIQQGGKLTLIDTGNGDSGAPTSGAWAGNFKAAGFDAKDVSTVVFSHFHGDHINGFRLKDGTAMFPNAEVMVPSAEWAFWMDDAKASAAPEAMKGAFAGVRRIFSPIAKDVKQFEAGKEILPGITAVAAPGHTPGHTVFAVTSGAGKMMIMSDTTNHPALFVRNPDWSAVFDMDGAQAAATRRKLLDMVAADKMQVAFYHAPFPATGYIAKSGNGFEMVPVQWSTAI from the coding sequence ATGACCCAAGTCGACCTGTCGCGCCGCGGCATGATTGCCGGCGCCGGCGCGCTCGCCGCTGCTGCCACTTTGGACCTGCCCGGGCTGAGCCCGGCCCACGCGCAAGGAACTCCCGTGAACCAGGCCCCCGGCTTCTACCGCTACAAGATCGGCGACATCACGATCACCGCCATCAATGACGGCTTTGCCAGGCGCCCGCTCGAGGGCTTCGTCCGCAATGCCGAACTCGGCGACGTCAAGAAGGCGATGGAGCAGGCCTTCCTGCCGGCCGACGCGCTGAACATCAGCTTCACCACGCTGGCGATCCAACAGGGCGGCAAGCTGACCCTGATCGACACCGGCAACGGCGATTCCGGTGCGCCGACCTCGGGTGCATGGGCCGGCAACTTCAAGGCGGCCGGCTTCGACGCGAAGGACGTCTCGACCGTGGTGTTCAGCCACTTCCACGGCGACCACATCAACGGCTTCCGCCTCAAGGACGGCACCGCCATGTTCCCCAATGCCGAGGTCATGGTGCCTTCGGCAGAGTGGGCCTTCTGGATGGACGACGCCAAGGCGAGCGCTGCGCCCGAGGCCATGAAGGGTGCCTTCGCCGGCGTCCGGCGCATCTTTTCGCCCATCGCCAAGGATGTGAAGCAGTTCGAGGCCGGCAAGGAGATCCTGCCCGGCATCACCGCGGTCGCCGCCCCCGGCCACACGCCCGGCCACACCGTCTTCGCGGTAACGTCGGGCGCCGGCAAGATGATGATCATGTCGGACACGACCAATCACCCGGCCCTGTTCGTGCGCAACCCCGACTGGTCGGCGGTCTTCGACATGGACGGCGCGCAGGCCGCCGCCACGCGGCGCAAGCTGCTCGACATGGTCGCGGCCGACAAGATGCAGGTTGCCTTCTACCATGCCCCGTTCCCGGCGACCGGCTACATCGCCAAGTCCGGCAACGGCTTCGAAATGGTGCCGGTGCAGTGGAGCACGGCGATCTGA